Proteins encoded together in one Urocitellus parryii isolate mUroPar1 chromosome 3, mUroPar1.hap1, whole genome shotgun sequence window:
- the Cc2d1a gene encoding coiled-coil and C2 domain-containing protein 1A isoform X2, whose amino-acid sequence MHKRKGPPGPPGRGAAAARQLGLLVDLSPDGLMIPEDGVNHEELEAEFLALVGDQPPALEKLRGKGPLPMEAIEKMARLCMRDPDEEEEEGTDDDDVEADDALLAELNEVLGEDEKVLEPPPPVAQPKPSAPHLGLEATLQERLALYQSAIESARQAGDSAKMRRYDRGLKTLENLLASVRKGNAIDEGDIPPPVAVGKGPAATPSHVLAPPPLVPTDPPTPEPRVTRESPPASAPASAPGSAKPQLPPGPCSSLAQLQSRQREYKLAALHAKQQGDTAAATRHFRVAKSFDAVLEALSRGEPVDLSRLPPPPDQLPPDPPSPTLPPPAPATAPTTPEVPPPPRTLLEALEQRMERYHVAAAQAKAKGDQRKARMHERIVKQYQDAIRAHKAGRAVDVAELPVPPGFPPIQGLEASEPAQQSLVGVLETAMKLASQEDGPEDEEDEAPRKQDGSSAPVAQPKAPPPKAPQSGSAPTAKAAPKATSTRAQQQLAFLEGRKKQLLQAALRAKQKNDVEGAKMHLRQAKGLEPMLEASRNGLPVDIAKVPPAPVNKDDFVLVQRPGPGLSPEAARRYGELTKLIRQQHEMCLNHSNQFTHLGNIAEASKFEKLAEGCKQSMETLKQAFARGLPTPAARFEQRTFNIIKIFSDLSSSDMLLFIVKGVNLPTPPGLSPGDLDIFVRFDFPYPNVEEAQKDKTSVVRNTDSPEFKEQFKLSINRGHRGFRRAIQTKGIKFEVVHKGGLFKTDRVLGTAQLKLDALETACEVREILEVLDGRRPTGGRLEVMVRIREPLTTQQLETTTERWLVIDPVPAAVPTQVTGPKGRAPPIPAPSREPGNRSARPLHSLSVLAFDQERLERKILALRQARRPVPPEVAQQYQDIVQRSQWQRAQLEQGGASLRREYAAHLERQLQFYTEAARRLGNDGSRDAAKEALYRRNLVENELQRLRR is encoded by the exons CTTGGCCTGCTGGTCGACCTCTCTCCAGATGGCTTAATGATCCCCGAGGATGGAGTGAACCATGAGGAACTAGAGGCTGAGTTCTTGGCCTTGGTGGGGGATCAGCCCCCAGCCCTAGAGAAGCTCAGAGGCAAAG GTCCCCTGCCCATGGAGGCCATTGAGAAGATGGCCAGGTTGTGTATGCGAGACCcagacgaggaggaggaggaggggacggACGACGATGACGTGGAGGCCGACGACGCGCTGCTG GCGGAGCTGAACGAGGTCCTCGGGGAAGACGAGAAGGTGCTAGAGCCCCCGCCACCTGTGGCCCAG CCGAAGCCCTCGGCCCCCCACCTGGGGCTGGAGGCCACCCTGCAGGAGCGCCTGGCCCTCTACCAGTCAGCCATCGAAAGCGCCAGGCAAGCTGGGGACAGCGCCAAGATGCGGCGCTACGACCGGGGGCTCAAG ACGCTGGAAAACCTGCTGGCCTCCGTCCGGAAGGGCAATGCCATCGATGAAGGGGACATCCCGCCACCTGTGGCTGTAGGAAAGGGCCCAGCAGCTACACCCAGCCACGTGCTGGCACCTCCCCCGCTGGTCCCCACAGACCCGCCCACCCCGGAGCCCAGGGTCACCCGGGAGAGCCCTCCTGCCTCCGCCCCAGCCTCGGCCCCAGGCTCGGCTAAGCCCCAGCTGCCCCCAG GCCCCTGCAGCTCCCTGGCCCAGCTGCAGAGCCGCCAGCGCGAGTACAAGCTGGCCGCCCTCCACGCCAAGCAGCAGGGAGACACAGCTGCCGCCACCAGACACTTCCGCGTGGCCAAG AGCTTCGATGCCGTGTTGGAGGCCCTGAGCCGAGGGGAGCCCGTGGACCTGTCCCGCCTGCCCCCTCCACCTG ACCAGCTGCCCCCAGACCCACCGTCACCAACACTGCCGCCCCCAGCTCCTGCCACAGCACCCACCACGCCAG AGGTTCCCCCGCCCCCGCGGACCCTCCTGGAGGCCCTGGAGCAGCGGATGGAGCGATACCATGTAGCCGCAGCCCAGGCCAAGGCCAAGGGTGACCAGCGGAAGGCCCGCATGCATGAGCGCATTGTCAAG CAATACCAAGATGCGATCCGAGCCCACAAGGCCGGCCGAGCCGTGGACGTGGCTGAGCTGCCGGTGCCCCCAG GCTTTCCTCCCATCCAGGGCCTGGAGGCCAGTGAGCCTGCCCAGCAGAGCCTGGTGGGGGTCCTGGAGACGGCCATGAAGCTGGCCAGCCAGGAAGATGGCCCAGAGGACGAGGAGGATGAGGCCCCTAGGAag CAGGACGGCTCCTCGGCCCCAGTGGCCCAGCCCAAGGCCCCGCCCCCAAAGGCCCCCCAGTCAGGATCAGCGCCAACAGCCAAAGCAGCCCCCAAAGCCACGTCCACCAGAG CCCAGCAGCAGCTGGCCTTCCTGGAGGGCCGCAAGAAGCAACTCCTGCAGGCCGCTCTGCGCGCCAAGCAGAAGAACGACGTGGAGGGTGCCAAGATGCACCTGCGCCAGGCCAAGGGGCTGGAGCCCATGCTGGAGGCCTCCCGCAACGGGCTGCCCGTGGACATCGCCAAG GTGCCGCCGGCTCCTGTCAACAAGGACGACTTTGTCCTGGTCCAGCGGCCCGGCCCAGGCCTGTCTCCAGAGGCCGCCCGGCGCTATGGCGAGCTCACCAAGCTGATCAGGCAGCAGCACGAG ATGTGCCTGAACCACTCGAACCAGTTCACCCACCTGGGCAACATCGCCGAGGCCAGCAA GTTTGAGAAACTGGCAGAGGGCTGCAAGCAGAGCATGGAGACTCTGAAGCAGGCCTTCGCCCGGGGTCTCCCCACGCCTGCCGCCCGCTTCGAGCAGAGAACATTTAACATCATCAA GATCTTTTCCGACCTAAGCAGCAGCGACATGCTCCTCTTCATCGTGAAGGGCGTCAACCTGCCCACGCCCCCAG GGCTGTCCCCCGGCGACCTGGACATCTTTGTGCGGTTCGACTTCCCCTATCCCAATGTG GAGGAAGCTCAGAAAGACAAGACCAGCGTGGTCAGGAACACGGACTCGCCAG AATTCAAGGAGCAGTTCAAGCTGAGCATCAACCGCGGCCACCGCGGCTTCCGCAGGGCCATCCAGACCAAGGGCATCAAGTTCGAAGTGGTGCACAAGGG GGGGCTGTTCAAGACCGACCGCGTGCTGGGGACAGCCCAGCTGAAGCTGGACGCCTTGGAGACGGCCTGCGAGGTCCGGGAAATCCTCGAG GTCCTTGATGGTCGCCGGCCCACAGGGGGGCGGCTGGAGGTGATGGTCCGGATCCGGGAGCCACTGACCACTCAGCAGTTGGAGACGACGACCGAGAGGTGGCTGGTGATCGACCCTGTGCCAGCGGCTGTGCCCACA CAGGTCACTGGGCCTAAAGGGAGGGCACCGCCCATTCCTGCCCCCTCGAGGGAGCCAGGGAACAG GTCGGCCCGGCCCCTGCACAGCCTCAGTGTGCTGGCCTTCGACCAGGAGCGACTGGAACGGAAG ATCCTGGCCCTGAGGCAGGCGCGGCGGCCGGTGCCCCCCGAGGTGGCCCAGCAGTACCAGGACATCGTGCAGCGCAGCCAGTGGCAGAGGGCACAGCTGGAGCAGGGGGGTGCCAGCCTCCGGAGGG AGTACGCGGCCCATCTGGAGCGCCAGCTGCAGTTCTACACCGAGGCCGCCCGGCGCCTGGGCAATGACGGCAGCAGG GACGCCGCCAAGGAGGCGCTGTACCGGCGGAACCTGGTCGAGAACGAG CTGCAGCGGCTCCGCAGGTGA
- the Cc2d1a gene encoding coiled-coil and C2 domain-containing protein 1A isoform X3 has product MHKRKGPPGPPGRGAAAARQLGLLVDLSPDGLMIPEDGVNHEELEAEFLALVGDQPPALEKLRGKGPLPMEAIEKMARLCMRDPDEEEEEGTDDDDVEADDALLAELNEVLGEDEKVLEPPPPVAQPKPSAPHLGLEATLQERLALYQSAIESARQAGDSAKMRRYDRGLKTLENLLASVRKGNAIDEGDIPPPVAVGKGPAATPSHVLAPPPLVPTDPPTPEPRVTRESPPASAPASAPGSAKPQLPPGPCSSLAQLQSRQREYKLAALHAKQQGDTAAATRHFRVAKSFDAVLEALSRGEPVDLSRLPPPPDQLPPDPPSPTLPPPAPATAPTTPEVPPPPRTLLEALEQRMERYHVAAAQAKAKGDQRKARMHERIVKQYQDAIRAHKAGRAVDVAELPVPPGFPPIQGLEASEPAQQSLVGVLETAMKLASQEDGPEDEEDEAPRKQQDGSSAPVAQPKAPPPKAPQSGSAPTAKAAPKATSTRAQQQLAFLEGRKKQLLQAALRAKQKNDVEGAKMHLRQAKGLEPMLEASRNGLPVDIAKVPPAPVNKDDFVLVQRPGPGLSPEAARRYGELTKLIRQQHEMCLNHSNQFTHLGNIAEASKFEKLAEGCKQSMETLKQAFARGLPTPAARFEQRTFNIIKIFSDLSSSDMLLFIVKGVNLPTPPGLSPGDLDIFVRFDFPYPNVEEAQKDKTSVVRNTDSPEFKEQFKLSINRGHRGFRRAIQTKGIKFEVVHKGGLFKTDRVLGTAQLKLDALETACEVREILEVLDGRRPTGGRLEVMVRIREPLTTQQLETTTERWLVIDPVPAAVPTVTGPKGRAPPIPAPSREPGNRSARPLHSLSVLAFDQERLERKILALRQARRPVPPEVAQQYQDIVQRSQWQRAQLEQGGASLRREYAAHLERQLQFYTEAARRLGNDGSRDAAKEALYRRNLVENELQRLRR; this is encoded by the exons CTTGGCCTGCTGGTCGACCTCTCTCCAGATGGCTTAATGATCCCCGAGGATGGAGTGAACCATGAGGAACTAGAGGCTGAGTTCTTGGCCTTGGTGGGGGATCAGCCCCCAGCCCTAGAGAAGCTCAGAGGCAAAG GTCCCCTGCCCATGGAGGCCATTGAGAAGATGGCCAGGTTGTGTATGCGAGACCcagacgaggaggaggaggaggggacggACGACGATGACGTGGAGGCCGACGACGCGCTGCTG GCGGAGCTGAACGAGGTCCTCGGGGAAGACGAGAAGGTGCTAGAGCCCCCGCCACCTGTGGCCCAG CCGAAGCCCTCGGCCCCCCACCTGGGGCTGGAGGCCACCCTGCAGGAGCGCCTGGCCCTCTACCAGTCAGCCATCGAAAGCGCCAGGCAAGCTGGGGACAGCGCCAAGATGCGGCGCTACGACCGGGGGCTCAAG ACGCTGGAAAACCTGCTGGCCTCCGTCCGGAAGGGCAATGCCATCGATGAAGGGGACATCCCGCCACCTGTGGCTGTAGGAAAGGGCCCAGCAGCTACACCCAGCCACGTGCTGGCACCTCCCCCGCTGGTCCCCACAGACCCGCCCACCCCGGAGCCCAGGGTCACCCGGGAGAGCCCTCCTGCCTCCGCCCCAGCCTCGGCCCCAGGCTCGGCTAAGCCCCAGCTGCCCCCAG GCCCCTGCAGCTCCCTGGCCCAGCTGCAGAGCCGCCAGCGCGAGTACAAGCTGGCCGCCCTCCACGCCAAGCAGCAGGGAGACACAGCTGCCGCCACCAGACACTTCCGCGTGGCCAAG AGCTTCGATGCCGTGTTGGAGGCCCTGAGCCGAGGGGAGCCCGTGGACCTGTCCCGCCTGCCCCCTCCACCTG ACCAGCTGCCCCCAGACCCACCGTCACCAACACTGCCGCCCCCAGCTCCTGCCACAGCACCCACCACGCCAG AGGTTCCCCCGCCCCCGCGGACCCTCCTGGAGGCCCTGGAGCAGCGGATGGAGCGATACCATGTAGCCGCAGCCCAGGCCAAGGCCAAGGGTGACCAGCGGAAGGCCCGCATGCATGAGCGCATTGTCAAG CAATACCAAGATGCGATCCGAGCCCACAAGGCCGGCCGAGCCGTGGACGTGGCTGAGCTGCCGGTGCCCCCAG GCTTTCCTCCCATCCAGGGCCTGGAGGCCAGTGAGCCTGCCCAGCAGAGCCTGGTGGGGGTCCTGGAGACGGCCATGAAGCTGGCCAGCCAGGAAGATGGCCCAGAGGACGAGGAGGATGAGGCCCCTAGGAag CAGCAGGACGGCTCCTCGGCCCCAGTGGCCCAGCCCAAGGCCCCGCCCCCAAAGGCCCCCCAGTCAGGATCAGCGCCAACAGCCAAAGCAGCCCCCAAAGCCACGTCCACCAGAG CCCAGCAGCAGCTGGCCTTCCTGGAGGGCCGCAAGAAGCAACTCCTGCAGGCCGCTCTGCGCGCCAAGCAGAAGAACGACGTGGAGGGTGCCAAGATGCACCTGCGCCAGGCCAAGGGGCTGGAGCCCATGCTGGAGGCCTCCCGCAACGGGCTGCCCGTGGACATCGCCAAG GTGCCGCCGGCTCCTGTCAACAAGGACGACTTTGTCCTGGTCCAGCGGCCCGGCCCAGGCCTGTCTCCAGAGGCCGCCCGGCGCTATGGCGAGCTCACCAAGCTGATCAGGCAGCAGCACGAG ATGTGCCTGAACCACTCGAACCAGTTCACCCACCTGGGCAACATCGCCGAGGCCAGCAA GTTTGAGAAACTGGCAGAGGGCTGCAAGCAGAGCATGGAGACTCTGAAGCAGGCCTTCGCCCGGGGTCTCCCCACGCCTGCCGCCCGCTTCGAGCAGAGAACATTTAACATCATCAA GATCTTTTCCGACCTAAGCAGCAGCGACATGCTCCTCTTCATCGTGAAGGGCGTCAACCTGCCCACGCCCCCAG GGCTGTCCCCCGGCGACCTGGACATCTTTGTGCGGTTCGACTTCCCCTATCCCAATGTG GAGGAAGCTCAGAAAGACAAGACCAGCGTGGTCAGGAACACGGACTCGCCAG AATTCAAGGAGCAGTTCAAGCTGAGCATCAACCGCGGCCACCGCGGCTTCCGCAGGGCCATCCAGACCAAGGGCATCAAGTTCGAAGTGGTGCACAAGGG GGGGCTGTTCAAGACCGACCGCGTGCTGGGGACAGCCCAGCTGAAGCTGGACGCCTTGGAGACGGCCTGCGAGGTCCGGGAAATCCTCGAG GTCCTTGATGGTCGCCGGCCCACAGGGGGGCGGCTGGAGGTGATGGTCCGGATCCGGGAGCCACTGACCACTCAGCAGTTGGAGACGACGACCGAGAGGTGGCTGGTGATCGACCCTGTGCCAGCGGCTGTGCCCACA GTCACTGGGCCTAAAGGGAGGGCACCGCCCATTCCTGCCCCCTCGAGGGAGCCAGGGAACAG GTCGGCCCGGCCCCTGCACAGCCTCAGTGTGCTGGCCTTCGACCAGGAGCGACTGGAACGGAAG ATCCTGGCCCTGAGGCAGGCGCGGCGGCCGGTGCCCCCCGAGGTGGCCCAGCAGTACCAGGACATCGTGCAGCGCAGCCAGTGGCAGAGGGCACAGCTGGAGCAGGGGGGTGCCAGCCTCCGGAGGG AGTACGCGGCCCATCTGGAGCGCCAGCTGCAGTTCTACACCGAGGCCGCCCGGCGCCTGGGCAATGACGGCAGCAGG GACGCCGCCAAGGAGGCGCTGTACCGGCGGAACCTGGTCGAGAACGAG CTGCAGCGGCTCCGCAGGTGA
- the Cc2d1a gene encoding coiled-coil and C2 domain-containing protein 1A isoform X1, translated as MHKRKGPPGPPGRGAAAARQLGLLVDLSPDGLMIPEDGVNHEELEAEFLALVGDQPPALEKLRGKGPLPMEAIEKMARLCMRDPDEEEEEGTDDDDVEADDALLAELNEVLGEDEKVLEPPPPVAQPKPSAPHLGLEATLQERLALYQSAIESARQAGDSAKMRRYDRGLKTLENLLASVRKGNAIDEGDIPPPVAVGKGPAATPSHVLAPPPLVPTDPPTPEPRVTRESPPASAPASAPGSAKPQLPPGPCSSLAQLQSRQREYKLAALHAKQQGDTAAATRHFRVAKSFDAVLEALSRGEPVDLSRLPPPPDQLPPDPPSPTLPPPAPATAPTTPEVPPPPRTLLEALEQRMERYHVAAAQAKAKGDQRKARMHERIVKQYQDAIRAHKAGRAVDVAELPVPPGFPPIQGLEASEPAQQSLVGVLETAMKLASQEDGPEDEEDEAPRKQQDGSSAPVAQPKAPPPKAPQSGSAPTAKAAPKATSTRAQQQLAFLEGRKKQLLQAALRAKQKNDVEGAKMHLRQAKGLEPMLEASRNGLPVDIAKVPPAPVNKDDFVLVQRPGPGLSPEAARRYGELTKLIRQQHEMCLNHSNQFTHLGNIAEASKFEKLAEGCKQSMETLKQAFARGLPTPAARFEQRTFNIIKIFSDLSSSDMLLFIVKGVNLPTPPGLSPGDLDIFVRFDFPYPNVEEAQKDKTSVVRNTDSPEFKEQFKLSINRGHRGFRRAIQTKGIKFEVVHKGGLFKTDRVLGTAQLKLDALETACEVREILEVLDGRRPTGGRLEVMVRIREPLTTQQLETTTERWLVIDPVPAAVPTQVTGPKGRAPPIPAPSREPGNRSARPLHSLSVLAFDQERLERKILALRQARRPVPPEVAQQYQDIVQRSQWQRAQLEQGGASLRREYAAHLERQLQFYTEAARRLGNDGSRDAAKEALYRRNLVENELQRLRR; from the exons CTTGGCCTGCTGGTCGACCTCTCTCCAGATGGCTTAATGATCCCCGAGGATGGAGTGAACCATGAGGAACTAGAGGCTGAGTTCTTGGCCTTGGTGGGGGATCAGCCCCCAGCCCTAGAGAAGCTCAGAGGCAAAG GTCCCCTGCCCATGGAGGCCATTGAGAAGATGGCCAGGTTGTGTATGCGAGACCcagacgaggaggaggaggaggggacggACGACGATGACGTGGAGGCCGACGACGCGCTGCTG GCGGAGCTGAACGAGGTCCTCGGGGAAGACGAGAAGGTGCTAGAGCCCCCGCCACCTGTGGCCCAG CCGAAGCCCTCGGCCCCCCACCTGGGGCTGGAGGCCACCCTGCAGGAGCGCCTGGCCCTCTACCAGTCAGCCATCGAAAGCGCCAGGCAAGCTGGGGACAGCGCCAAGATGCGGCGCTACGACCGGGGGCTCAAG ACGCTGGAAAACCTGCTGGCCTCCGTCCGGAAGGGCAATGCCATCGATGAAGGGGACATCCCGCCACCTGTGGCTGTAGGAAAGGGCCCAGCAGCTACACCCAGCCACGTGCTGGCACCTCCCCCGCTGGTCCCCACAGACCCGCCCACCCCGGAGCCCAGGGTCACCCGGGAGAGCCCTCCTGCCTCCGCCCCAGCCTCGGCCCCAGGCTCGGCTAAGCCCCAGCTGCCCCCAG GCCCCTGCAGCTCCCTGGCCCAGCTGCAGAGCCGCCAGCGCGAGTACAAGCTGGCCGCCCTCCACGCCAAGCAGCAGGGAGACACAGCTGCCGCCACCAGACACTTCCGCGTGGCCAAG AGCTTCGATGCCGTGTTGGAGGCCCTGAGCCGAGGGGAGCCCGTGGACCTGTCCCGCCTGCCCCCTCCACCTG ACCAGCTGCCCCCAGACCCACCGTCACCAACACTGCCGCCCCCAGCTCCTGCCACAGCACCCACCACGCCAG AGGTTCCCCCGCCCCCGCGGACCCTCCTGGAGGCCCTGGAGCAGCGGATGGAGCGATACCATGTAGCCGCAGCCCAGGCCAAGGCCAAGGGTGACCAGCGGAAGGCCCGCATGCATGAGCGCATTGTCAAG CAATACCAAGATGCGATCCGAGCCCACAAGGCCGGCCGAGCCGTGGACGTGGCTGAGCTGCCGGTGCCCCCAG GCTTTCCTCCCATCCAGGGCCTGGAGGCCAGTGAGCCTGCCCAGCAGAGCCTGGTGGGGGTCCTGGAGACGGCCATGAAGCTGGCCAGCCAGGAAGATGGCCCAGAGGACGAGGAGGATGAGGCCCCTAGGAag CAGCAGGACGGCTCCTCGGCCCCAGTGGCCCAGCCCAAGGCCCCGCCCCCAAAGGCCCCCCAGTCAGGATCAGCGCCAACAGCCAAAGCAGCCCCCAAAGCCACGTCCACCAGAG CCCAGCAGCAGCTGGCCTTCCTGGAGGGCCGCAAGAAGCAACTCCTGCAGGCCGCTCTGCGCGCCAAGCAGAAGAACGACGTGGAGGGTGCCAAGATGCACCTGCGCCAGGCCAAGGGGCTGGAGCCCATGCTGGAGGCCTCCCGCAACGGGCTGCCCGTGGACATCGCCAAG GTGCCGCCGGCTCCTGTCAACAAGGACGACTTTGTCCTGGTCCAGCGGCCCGGCCCAGGCCTGTCTCCAGAGGCCGCCCGGCGCTATGGCGAGCTCACCAAGCTGATCAGGCAGCAGCACGAG ATGTGCCTGAACCACTCGAACCAGTTCACCCACCTGGGCAACATCGCCGAGGCCAGCAA GTTTGAGAAACTGGCAGAGGGCTGCAAGCAGAGCATGGAGACTCTGAAGCAGGCCTTCGCCCGGGGTCTCCCCACGCCTGCCGCCCGCTTCGAGCAGAGAACATTTAACATCATCAA GATCTTTTCCGACCTAAGCAGCAGCGACATGCTCCTCTTCATCGTGAAGGGCGTCAACCTGCCCACGCCCCCAG GGCTGTCCCCCGGCGACCTGGACATCTTTGTGCGGTTCGACTTCCCCTATCCCAATGTG GAGGAAGCTCAGAAAGACAAGACCAGCGTGGTCAGGAACACGGACTCGCCAG AATTCAAGGAGCAGTTCAAGCTGAGCATCAACCGCGGCCACCGCGGCTTCCGCAGGGCCATCCAGACCAAGGGCATCAAGTTCGAAGTGGTGCACAAGGG GGGGCTGTTCAAGACCGACCGCGTGCTGGGGACAGCCCAGCTGAAGCTGGACGCCTTGGAGACGGCCTGCGAGGTCCGGGAAATCCTCGAG GTCCTTGATGGTCGCCGGCCCACAGGGGGGCGGCTGGAGGTGATGGTCCGGATCCGGGAGCCACTGACCACTCAGCAGTTGGAGACGACGACCGAGAGGTGGCTGGTGATCGACCCTGTGCCAGCGGCTGTGCCCACA CAGGTCACTGGGCCTAAAGGGAGGGCACCGCCCATTCCTGCCCCCTCGAGGGAGCCAGGGAACAG GTCGGCCCGGCCCCTGCACAGCCTCAGTGTGCTGGCCTTCGACCAGGAGCGACTGGAACGGAAG ATCCTGGCCCTGAGGCAGGCGCGGCGGCCGGTGCCCCCCGAGGTGGCCCAGCAGTACCAGGACATCGTGCAGCGCAGCCAGTGGCAGAGGGCACAGCTGGAGCAGGGGGGTGCCAGCCTCCGGAGGG AGTACGCGGCCCATCTGGAGCGCCAGCTGCAGTTCTACACCGAGGCCGCCCGGCGCCTGGGCAATGACGGCAGCAGG GACGCCGCCAAGGAGGCGCTGTACCGGCGGAACCTGGTCGAGAACGAG CTGCAGCGGCTCCGCAGGTGA